The DNA region CGAGAATATCCGCGTCACGCCAAACGAAGTTGAAACCCTTCTGGCGGAAGGTGAGAAGCTTTGCCCGATTATGGCGAAAACCCGTGTATTACGTGCTTATTGTGGTGTTCGCCCGCTGGTATCTCTGGGTGACGACCCGTCCGGTCGAAACATCAGCCGTGGGATTGTTCTGGTTGATCATGGTAAAGCCGACGCCCTGCCCGGCCTGATCACCATCACCGGCGGTAAGTTGATGACCTATCGTCTGATGGCGGAAATGGCCACCGACGCTGTAGCAAAAAATCTTGGCAACACCAGACACTGTGAAACTGCTGAAAAGCCTCTGCCCGGTGCCAACGGAAAAAATGCAGATGTCCATGCACCCCAGGTGTCCATTCCGGTTTCTGGTTCTGCGAAATACCGTCATGGCGAGCGAGCCGCTAAATTCCTGTCTGACGACAAAAAGCAGAATGCCATTATCTGCGAGTGCGAAATGGTGACGCGCGGTGAAATTGAATACGCCGTTAACAACCTGAACGCGAAAGACCTGGTTGACCTTCGTCGTCGAACCCGTATTGGCATGGGTCCCTGCCAGGGCGAGATGTGTTCCTGCCGCGCGGCAGGCATCGTCAGCGAAATGACACACGCCGATAACTCTGAAAATGCGCTGGACAGTATCGGAGAGTTTCTGCAGGAACGCTGGAAAGGCGTTCGACCCATTCTCTGGGGTGACGCCATGCGTGAAGCGGACTTCAGTTACTGGGTATACGACAACCTGCTGGGTTACAACCAGCTGCAATCCCTTCCAGCACCGGTATCTGAACAGCTTTTTACTGAACAAGACGACAATGTCGCTGTGGAGGCCGCATGAAGTACAACAGCATTATTATTGGCGGCGGCCTCGCCGGCCTGACCAGCGCCATTCGCTGTGCCGAAGCGGGTCTGAAAACAGCCCTGATCAGTGCCGGTGACAGCGCCCTGACCTTTGCTTCCGGTTCCATTGATGTTCTGGGTATTCGTCAAAATAACTCACTGGTGCAATACCCGTTTGAAGAGATCAGTCATCTGCCATCCGGTCACCCCTACCAGAAGCTGGGAGCCGGTCAGGTTAAACAGAGTCTGCACTTTTTTACCGGGCAAATGGCTAAAGCCGGTATCCAGATGTCCAGCCATGGACAACAGAACCACAGCCGTTTAACCGCTCTGGGTGCCATTCGTCCCACCTGGCTGAGCCAGCCGGGTACTAAAGCACTGTCTATTGCAGCGCCAGCAGCCGGTCTGCGTCGTGTCGCCATTATTAACATTGCAGGCTTCCGCGATTTTCAGCCAGCACTGGTAGCGGCAGGCATGAAAAAGCATCCTGAATTTGCCGGTGTTGAATTTACCGTGGCGGACATTAACGCCGAAACCGTCAATATTAATGCCAGAAATGCCTACGAACTGCGCTCTCTGGAAATGGCTCGCCTGCTTAAGCGCGACCTGTTCAGCCAGCCCAAAGGGCTGACCATTTTTGCTTCAGCGATTCAGAAAGCAGCGGGCAACGCTGACCTGGTGGTTCTGCCATCGGTACTGGCGGTTGAAAATGGCAACGAGTTGATCAGCCAGCTTGAAGCTCATACCGGACTGCATATCTGTGAGCTTGCTACCCTGCCCCCTTCTCTGCCGGGCATGCGTATGGCCAACGCCCTGAGGCAGCGTTATCGTGAACTCGGTGGTTTGTTGCTGGAGGGTGATGAAGTTCTGTCGGGTTATTTTGACAACAATAAGTTGAATTCAATCAAAACACGACTGAACCCCTCTATGCCGCTGGAGGCTGATCATTTTATTCTGGCAACCGGCAGTTTTTTCAGTCGTGGTCTCGACAGTAACCAGTCCAGCCTGACCGATAAAACGTTCAACCTGGATGTGGTGGAAGCCGGTCAGCGTGAGCAATGGTCAAACGAACGGTTCCTCAACGGTCACCAGCACGGGTTCAGTTATTTTGGTATTGAAACCAACGAACGGTTCAACCCTTATCAGAACGGCAAGGCGATCACTAACCTTTACTGCGCCGGTGGCGTGCTGGGCGGTTTCAACCCGGTGGCCGAAGCCAGCGCCGGTGGTGTTGCCATCAGTACGGGATGGTTTGCCGCAAACCAGATTATTGCGCAGAGAAGCGGCTCATCCGGGACAGCGAAGTAAGAGGCAGTTATGTTGAATCTTATTAATACCAGTTTTGACAACTGCATCAAGTGTACTGTCTGTACCACCCGTTGCCCGGTAGCGGAAGCGAATCCCGATTATCCGGGACCAAAACAGGCGGGGCCTGATGGTGAGCGACTGCGAATCAAAAACCCGGAACTGTACGACGAAGCCCTGAAACACTGCACCAACTGCAAACGCTGTGAAGTGGCCTGTCCTTCCGGTGTTCACGTAGGTACTGTAATTCAGCTGGCAAAAGCAAAGCATGGTGGTTTTAAGAAAGGGCCACGGGAGTTTATGCTGAGCCACACCGACCTGATGGGCAGCCTGTCCTCACCGGCGGCGCCTGTCGTCAACACGGTGACCAGATTGAAACCTGTGAAAAAACTGCTGGATAAAACCCTGGGAATTGACGAGCGTCGTACATTGCCAAAGTACACAGGTCAGACTTTCCGCAGCTGGTTTAATAAACAATCGGGTACTCAGGAACAATTCAAACGAAAAATCAGCTTCTTCCATGGCTGTTTTACCAACTACAACGACCCAACCGTGGGGAAACATCTGGTCAGCGTTCTCAACGCCATGAACATTGGCGTCAGCCTGATGAAAAAAGAGAAATGCTGTGGTGTGCCTTTGATCGCCAACGGTTTCTTCGACAAGGCCCGAAAAAACGCTGAGCTGAATATGAACCAGTTCGCCCGGTCACTCACAGAAACCGAATGCGTGATTGCCACCGAGCCAAGCTGCACCATGACTCTGCGGGATGAATATCCGGAAGTGCTGGATGTCGATAACAGTGAGGTAAAAGACCGGATTTTCTTCGCCTCAGCCTTTATTGCCCGTGAGTTTGCCCGGGGCAATCAACCGGATATGAAACCCGTGAAGCTGCGCGTGGCGTATCACAGCCCATGTCATCTGATTAAAGCCGGTGGCGTGATTCATACCATGGAACTGCTGAACAGCATTCCGGGGCTGGAAGTGATTATGCTGGACCAGAAGTGCTGCGGACTGTCCGGCACCTATGGCTTTAAGAAAGAAAACTACAGCACTTCCCAAAGCATTGGTCAGGGTATTTTCGACCAGATTGAAGCACTGGGCGTGGATTATGTCGTGACCGACTGTGAGTCCTGCAAAATGCAGGTAGAAATGAATACCGGTCATACCGTTTTACATCCGTTGACGCTTTTGGCTCAATCTTTGACCTGAGCCAAACAAAAGAAGCAATGGTGACAGTATGATCCGAAAGCGGGTTTTCAAACGCAGCATTTTAAACCCGCTTTTTAAACGTGCCTGACTATCTGTTCTACCAGACTGTTCTGCCAGACGTTTGCTTTTTGCTGCATTGCCCATGTATTGAATGCTTATGGATGCCGAGAAAACCAACCGACGTTCTACCCAACCAGCTATCCAGCTGCCACAAAGCCGTCGTCATGAAATGATCATTAACCTGATAAAGCAGGAAGGCTTTGTTACTACGGAAGGGTTGGTTCAGCATTTCAGTGTGACACCACAAACCATACGACGGGATTTGAATGAGCTGGACCGGCTGGGGCAAATCAGTCGTCACCATGGCGGAGCCGGACTGGCTAACAGCAGCACTGAAAACACTCAGTACAGCGAACGTAAAAAGCAGCTGAGTTCAGAAAAAGATCGTATAGCCAACGAACTGGTCAAACGCATTCCTGACGGTTCCTCACTTTTTATTGATATTGGCACTTCCACCGAATCCGTCGCCCGGGCCCTTCTGAACCACAACCACCTGAAAATTGTCACCAATAACCTGCACGTCGCTTCTATTCTTCTGGCGCGGGATGATTTCACGGTCATCATTGCCGGTGGCGAAGTCCGTAATCGCGATGGTGGCATTATAGGAGAGGCTACCAGGGACTTTATCAGCCAGTTCCGCATGGACTTTGCCATCACCGGCATCAGCGGCATTGATCTGGACGGTACATTACTGGATTTTGACTACCACGAAGTGCGTGTTGCCCAGGCGATGATGGCAAATGCCCAGAGAACATTTACCATCGCAGACCACAGTAAGTTTGGTCGCAGTGCCATGATCCGTCTGGGGCATGTAGAAGATATTGATACACTGTTTACTGATGTACAGCCACCTGCTCCACTGATGGATCAGCTGAAACAGGGGCAGACAGAAGTGGTGGTGTGTTAGTAAATGACCTTGACAACGCTGTAGGTTGGGACGAGCGCAGCGATTCCCAACACACTGACCACTTCGTCTCCACCTGCAACCTTCTCAGCGCCCCTGATCACACTCAGTAGCAGCTTGCAGATGTTAGAGAACATATAACGTTGTCAGCTTTTGAATGGCGGCAAACTATCGTGTTGGGTATCGCTTCGCTCGACCCAACCTACGCTAACTTAATTATTGAAGCCTCCAGCAATGCCTTGGCAGCCTGCATCTCATCCATTTCGTTCCTGGCCTGTAAATATTGCTCATACTTCTGAACAGCCTCATCATCAAATCCAGGTTCAATGCCCTGCTGGTTCACTGATTCAACCATGTTACTGAGCCGTTCTAATGCCTGTTCTGGCGTCGCCGTTTCATCATCAGGCGTACCATTGATGTGGCAATAAGCTGCAAATGCCTCAATTTTTCTGTCCTCAAGTTTTTTTGAGGATACTTCTATCGCACTATTCAATGCAGATAAGCGACAATCTTTCACAGCAATCCGAGCCTGCCTGAAGCTTTTTGTTTTAAACAGCTCTTTTAGATAAACCCCGATCTGCTTCATGGTTTTTATTTTACCGAACTTTTTCAGGGCGCCCCCGGCGCTTTTTGAATCGACTTTATCGAAAAGACCGAAGTGGCGGTTTTCATCTCTGCCAACAACGACCTTTCTGGCGCTGAACGCTCCCTCCATATCATTGTCAGAGCTGGCATTTTCAGGCTCGCTCCACAACAAACCCTGTATACTATCCTGGCTAACTGATCGCATCATATCCAATTCCCCCATAAGTGCTGTCTCTAATACTGCCGATGAGTAAAACACTGACAGGGGTGGCAATCACTAACCAGCCTGTTATTTATTCTGACAAGGTACCTGCCGGAAAGTATGTACCCCCGCCAGTACACGGGTCACTGCGGTTATCACACACAGTATGGTGAACACCGTGGCAATCTGGGGGAAATAGCCCGGCAGCAGGCACATGGCAATAAAGAAAAGGATGGTTTCGGTGCCTTCTGCCAGCCCACCCAGATAATACATGGACTTATTACGGTAAACCGGGTTATCAATATTCTGCTTGGCAGCAATGGCGGCAAATGCCAGAAAACTACTGCCCGTTGCCATAAAGCCGCACAACAACAGGCAGGCTGTTAACGCATTGGTATCCGGTGCAGCCAGCGCAAAACCAGCGATAATGGCCGCATAAAATATAAAATCCAGCACAATGTCCAGAAAGCCACCCACATCGGTTGTACCCTGTATGCGTGCCAGCGCACCATCCAGCCCGTCCATCGTCCGGTTTATGCAAATAAGCAACAGTGCCAGCATATAACTGTGGTTAACCAGGGCAGGCAGAGCCAGCAGGCCAATAAAAAAGCCGGACACCGTTATCTGGTTGGGCGTAACACCAAAGGTATTCAGCCTTGTGGCAACAATGTGTAACGCAGGTCTGACCAGCGCAGCGCTCCAGCGATCTAGCATATCTCTAACAACGTATCGTTTGATGGGTTAAACGCAAAACCCTGTTCTTGTCAGCAACGTCGTCTTCATCGTGGGTAACAAGAATAGCGGGTATATTGCGTCGGGCAACGGTAGTAAAAACCAGTGTCCGGAAATGCTCCCGGGTCTCGCGGTCGAGTTTCGAAAAGGGTTCGTCCAGCAATAACGCCCGGGGCTTTGCCGCCAGTGTCCGCATCAGGCTGACCCTGGCCGCCTGACCGCCAGACAACTGTCGTGGATAAAAGTCAGCATAATGTTCCATACCAATGTCGGCAAGAGACGTCAGGGCCTGCTGCCGCTTTTCAGTCAGACTTCCTGCGGGAGCCGCAAACATCAGATTTTCCACAACCGTCATGTGAGGAAACAGCAGAGGGTCCTGAAACAGAATCCCCACCCTTCTCTTTTCCACAGGCTCAGGTCGCAGAGACTGGTTGTCCAGTAATACATCGCCACTGACATCAAACTGCTCACCCAGCGTTCCGGCAATAAACGACAACAGAGTCGATTTTCCACAACCACTGTGTCCCATCAGGCTGAATACCTCGCCAGCAGCCACTGTAAGACTGACTGGTTCAAACAGCTGCCGGTTGTCCAGACCAATAACGACCTGTTTCAGTTTAAGACTCATACCAACTCCTGATCATCCCTGCCATTGCTTTTTGCGGTTAATGAAACGGGCAAACAGAAAGCCAGCCAGTGGCAACAGCGCCTGAGCCAACCCGTAGATGGCGGCCAGACGACGATCATAACCAGCACCAACAGCAACCGCTTCTGTTGTGACAGTCAAAACACGGCCAGCCCCTAATAATAACGTGGGTAGATATTGAACGACACTGACAGAAAAACCTACAGCCCATGCGGAAATAATCGCTGGTTTCAGCATCGGCCATTTCACCTGCCACCAGACACGCAACCAGGACACACCAAATGTCAGGGCAACCGTCTGATAACGATCATCAAATGCCCTGAAAGCACCATGCAACCCAAGATAAACATAGGGAAAGACCATCAGCAGGTGTCCAAAGCTGACCAGAAGAAAAGGATAATGGTAAATGCCTGCCCCAAACAGCGATTCCCCTGCCGCAGGCAAACCGGCAAACAGCGTCATCTGTGGAATCAACAGGCCGATACAGGGCAGCATCAGAGGCCAGAAGCGTCCCCGCTGGTTTTGATATTCCAGCATCACCAGACTGGCGACCACCGCCGTAAGGCTGCTGACCAGTCCCAGCTTCAGGGCCAGCAGCAACGGGTCTGAAAGCATAGCAAAATGATGTTGCCAGTATTGCAGTGAAGTGACAGAAGGCCAGATATCGGGAAACCGCCATCGCCCTGCAAACGACCAGACCAACAGAACAAGGTTTGCTCCAATCGATAACAGTGCCAGAACCGGCAGGGTTGAAAACGCCAGCCAGAGTACCGGGTGCCGAACCCGCTGACGCCCATTCAGCCACACCCGATGCGCAACAGGTGCCAGCAGACGTTCAACCATTGCCCAGAAAAACAAACCGCCCAGCGTTACCAGCAATAACAATATCGCACCGGCACTGGCTAACATTCGAAAGTTCAGATCAGGATTCTGAAACCAGCGCAATACCAGAACAGCCAGCGGTGCCGGTAATTGGGGACCGATAATCAGGGAGGCATCGACAACGGTCACTCCGTAAACCAGCACAGCATATAAGGGCAGTTTTAATTGCTTATACAGCTGTGGCACCAGCACTTTCCACCACGCCTGAATCCGGTCATAACCCAGACTCTGCGCCATCATCAGCTGTCTTTGTGGCTGTAACTGCTGAAGAATACCCACGCACATTAACAGCAGAAAAGGCACACTCTTAATTAACAGCATCAGAATCAGTGAAAACCCCTGCGGATCATTCACCGTTAGCCACAGTGGCGGTTCACTCCAGCCAGTGAAAGGAACCATGACCCTGACCAGCCAGCCACTGGGAGCGATCAGAAAGCCCAGGCCAATGGCAAAAGCCACATGAGGCAACGCCAGCGCAGGCGCAATGTACAACGTCACCCAGTTCCAGAAGCGCCCGCCCCACAGCAGGCTTAAGATAGTGAGAGTAATTACCAGTGCCAGAAACGTAGCCGTCAGCCCGGTAAACAGGCTCAGCCAGACCGACTGTAAAAGCCCGGGCCAGCCAAACAGCTGTTGCCACACCTGCTGTAACATTGTCGTTGAAAATGAGTCAAACCCCAGTGCCGGATAATAACCCACTGCGGGCAGAACCAGACCGGCAACACCGGCAAACAGAGGCACCAGACAGCACAGCACTACCAGAACAGTGCCAGCTTTTAATAATGTCTGAACTGAAAAAAAAGATCGGTTAATGTCTGACATCACTGATACCCGTATCGTTTGAGCCAGCCATTAGCCAGTGCGCCATGCCAGCTGAAATGCGGCTCGGGAATCACATCAAACCGTGCCGTTGCTTCAGGGCTGACATCCAGCAATGACGATTGCAGAACCGGTGGATCACCCCATACCGCCAGATCAGCCTTGCGTTGCTGAGCCTGTGGCGACATCAGAAAGTTAATGACCACCTGTGCGCCCTCTTTGGCGCTGCTGTTATACGGGATGGCGAGAAAATGTATATTGGTCAACGCTCCCTGTTGAAAAGCATGACTGGAAACGGAATGGGCAAGATTGCCACGGTTCACTGCCGCAGCGGCTTCAGCCGGGTTAAAACTGATCGCCATGTGCAATTCACGGTCATCCAGTAACTGCATCATGTGCTGGTCACTCTGGGGAAAACGGCGACCGCTGTACCAGCCAACTTTGTGTAACTGGTCAAGATAGCGCCAAAGAGGTTCAGTAACTTTATCAAAATCAATGGCATCAACAGGCTTCTGCAATGCCTGAGTGTCTTCCACCAGCTCAGACAACAGTTGTTTCAGAAAGGTCACGCCATGAAACTGCGGGGGTTGTGGATAACTGATTCGACCGGGATGCTTTTTGGCATACTGCAGCAGTTCGCTGGCAGACGTTGGCACCTGTGGTGTGACCGCCCTGTCGAACATCATCACCATTTGTCCTACGCCCCAGGGCGCTTCCAGTCCGTCAACCGGTGTCGCAAAATCAATATCAACAGGAAGTCGTTTATCAACGAGTGAATCATTCGGCAGCTGGTCGGTAAACGGGCCATACAGAAGGTCAGCACGCTTCAGGGCGGCAAAGTTTTCGCCATTCACCCAGAGCAGGTCAACCCGTCCCTGAGAATGTCTCTCTGAACTTTTCTCTGACAGGATAATCGTGACCGCTTCGCTGATGTCGCCCACTTTGACATGCACAAGATTAACATTGTGCAGTCGTTTAATTTCCCGTCCTGCCCACTGGATATAGTCGTTTGCCCTGGGATGCCCACCCCAGGCATAGAAATAAACCGTTTGTTCTTTTGCCTGATTCTCAATATGCGCCCAGTTTGCTGCCCGGGCCGGCACCATAAACAATGACAACACTATCATTAGAAGCTTCAGTGCCAGTGCTTTCGGCGTCAGCAGCTTCCTGATACTTTTTACTATTAAAATACGGTTAATCAACAAACAATCCTTAAACGCAAAAACGCCAGTGACTCTAAACCCTTAGAATCACTGGCGTTATGATACGGCCAATAGCGAAATTATTCCGCCAGAGCCTTCATATCAATACCTTTCTTTTTGGCAATGTATTTCGGAATCAGGGAGACTCCAAACAATACCAGGCCAGCTGCCGCAAATTTCACCAGCAGCATTGGCGAGACACCATTAGTGGCAATATCACCTGCCATATAGGCAAAAATGAAAGCACCCGGTGCCATAGTTACCAGAGAGACCAGAGAGAAAGTCATCAGGTTGATACCAGTCAGGCCATAAGCAAAGTTCTGCAGGCTGAATGGAAACACTGGCACAAGACGGGTCAGGATCAGGAAGCTGGTACCATTTTGTGCAACACCGTCGTCAATTTTTTTGAAGATCGGGTTATCACCAAACTTGCTCAGGATCGCGTTACGCAGCAGAAAACGGGCAACGATAAAGGCAGCGGTTGCACCCAGCGTTGCTGAGAACAGCGCCAGCAGTCCACCCACAACAGGTCCAAAAGCGATACCCGCCACAATCGTCAGGGCGCTACCCGGCAACATCAGCACACAGGCAAAGATGTATACAATGGCATAAACTACATAGCCCATAGCACCAAAGCCGGCAATCCAGTTCTGCAGACCTTCAACATCGGTCAGCAGGGCCAGCACTCCGGTCTGCTGAGCAACAAACAACAGCGCTGCAATAACAGCAGCAATCAAACCAATTTTTACAAATTTCATGTTTTACTCTGTTTGGGCGTAGGTTAAATGTTCATGCACTTAATAAGGTTGGCTTTGCTCTTGTAACGGTTCATCCACGCCTTCACCGGGCTGGCAAGAACGTTGTCAGGCGCATCGTCGTTTTTCATCACAACGGGTCCCCAGAGCAGGTCAAGAATGTGCCAGGATTTCGTACCCACCCCCATCATGGAGGCACGGCAAGCAGCACAATACACGACTACATGCTCAGTTTCGAACTCTTCCACTCGACGTTTGATAACGCGGGTAGCAACGTCCGGATTGGCCGGTACCACCATGCCACCAAAACCACAGCAACGGGTGTTTTCGCGGGTGTATTCAGGCTCAGCCGTTTTGTAACCCAGTTCATTCAGAATCCAGCGAATGCCATCCTGCAACTCTTTTTCATAACGGGTAGAGCAGGAGTCATGGATAGTGAAAACAACATCGGAGTGCTTTGCCTTTGAGCGCAACGCTTCCGGCAAACCGATTTTTGGCAGCAGGCTCCACAGAGAGACAGGCTTTTGCCCCTCAGCGCCTTTTTTGATCATCCCAAAGCAGCTCTGACAGGCAACAATAACCTCTTCAGCATTGACCTTGTCAAAGTCTGCCTGCAGCATGTCAAAGCGTTCTTTGAACAGTTCCGGCTGACCAATAGCCGCCGTTGGTTTGCCACAGCATTTCTGAACAGCGCCCATATCAGGAAACACCTGCTTCAGGTAAGCCACTGTCTTCTTTACTGCTTCCGGGTTATACGACGGCAAACTGCAACCCGGCATGAAAATCTTTTTAGCCATGTCGATTACCCCTTGCTCGCCATAGTGAAGAATCGGGAAAAGCCCAGCTTCTGGTGCATGTTAATGCCTTTGTGACCCGGCATTGGCGAGTTGCCGCCATTAGCCTTAACAAAGTCAACACGGGCTCCCAGGAAGATCTCTTTCATCGGGAAATCTTTCGGGCAGGCAATGGTACACTGATCGCAGGCATTACAGGAGTAAGCCAGCAACGGGTCCATGGACTGCTTTTCAATAAAGTCACTGAACAGTTCCTTCGGGCAATCGCCGAAGTCGTTCATCATCACGCACTCTTTCATGCACAGCTTACAGGAACACTGCAGACAGCGATTGGCTTCCTGAGCCACCTGTTCAGCCGTAAAGCCGAAATCCACGGGCTTAAAATCGCGTTTGCGTTCATCGGCGTCACGCAGTTCACCATGCAGGCGGGGAGCGTTTTCTGCGCCTTTCGGCAGAGGAACATTCAGTCGGGTGTCGTAACTGTATTCCTGTTCAAAATCACGCCCGTCGGTCAGTTCACGGTCAGCCAGGAAACGTTCAACACTCAGGGCAGCCTTGCGACCGAGAGCCATTGCCTGAATAACGATGGCACCACCACTGGCATCACCAGCAACATAAACGCCCGGGATAGACGTCGCCAGCGTCTGCTGGTCAACCACATACCGGCCACCACGGGACTGTTCCAGAGCACCGTCGGTAATATCCGCTACCGCCTGCCCCGTTGCAAAGATCACCGTATCCACGGCTACTGTACGACACTCTTCGCTGTATTTCGGAGCAAAGTTGCCCTGCTCATCAAAGATGGAAATGACTCGCTGCAATTCAATACCGGTCACTTTGCCATCTTCAGACAAAATGCGCTTAGGTCCCCAACCGGCATTGAACAGCACACCTTCTTCCAGAGACTCTTCAATTTCAATCTGGCTGGCTGGCAGGGTTTCCATGGATTCCAGGGAGCACTGGTGTACTTCTTCTGCGCCAATACGCCAGGAAGAACGGGCGCAGTCCATCGCTACGTCACCACCACCGATAACCATCACACGTTTGCCCGCTTTCGGGAACGCCCGGGTTTCAGAGATTTCTTTCAGGTAGTCAACGGCTGAGAATACGCCTTCGGACTGATGCCCCTCAACAGGAATAATGGAGCCGATATGTGCGCCGTGAGCCAGAATCACTGCGTCAAACTGTTTGCACAGCTCAGTGAACGGAATGTCTTGACCAATCTCGACACCAAAGCGGGTATCGACACCCAGCATATCGAGATAGCTGTATTCGAAATCAATCACATCACGGGGCAGGCGGTATTCAGGAATACCCACACGCATCATACCACCGTAGACGTCCAGCTTTTCAAACAGGGTAACAGCGTGTCCCTGACGGCGCAGTTCAATAGCCGCCTGCGCACCTGCAGGACCGGCACCTACAACAGCCACTTTTTTACCGCTGTCTTTCTCTGTCGTCAGATCCCATTGAGCTTTATCGTCGGCCTGTTCTGCAATAAAGCGCTTGATACCAGCGACACTGACCGGCTGTTTA from Endozoicomonas sp. NE40 includes:
- a CDS encoding (Fe-S)-binding protein encodes the protein MAKKIFMPGCSLPSYNPEAVKKTVAYLKQVFPDMGAVQKCCGKPTAAIGQPELFKERFDMLQADFDKVNAEEVIVACQSCFGMIKKGAEGQKPVSLWSLLPKIGLPEALRSKAKHSDVVFTIHDSCSTRYEKELQDGIRWILNELGYKTAEPEYTRENTRCCGFGGMVVPANPDVATRVIKRRVEEFETEHVVVYCAACRASMMGVGTKSWHILDLLWGPVVMKNDDAPDNVLASPVKAWMNRYKSKANLIKCMNI
- a CDS encoding TVP38/TMEM64 family protein, coding for MKFVKIGLIAAVIAALLFVAQQTGVLALLTDVEGLQNWIAGFGAMGYVVYAIVYIFACVLMLPGSALTIVAGIAFGPVVGGLLALFSATLGATAAFIVARFLLRNAILSKFGDNPIFKKIDDGVAQNGTSFLILTRLVPVFPFSLQNFAYGLTGINLMTFSLVSLVTMAPGAFIFAYMAGDIATNGVSPMLLVKFAAAGLVLFGVSLIPKYIAKKKGIDMKALAE
- a CDS encoding FAD-dependent oxidoreductase, whose translation is MENIIFSQKLYDAARDVVDGCMGDEAPACQSACPMHTDVKQYVRLAGEGKYADALSVVREKIFMPQTLGRICAHPCEQVCRRNTEFKQPVSVAGIKRFIAEQADDKAQWDLTTEKDSGKKVAVVGAGPAGAQAAIELRRQGHAVTLFEKLDVYGGMMRVGIPEYRLPRDVIDFEYSYLDMLGVDTRFGVEIGQDIPFTELCKQFDAVILAHGAHIGSIIPVEGHQSEGVFSAVDYLKEISETRAFPKAGKRVMVIGGGDVAMDCARSSWRIGAEEVHQCSLESMETLPASQIEIEESLEEGVLFNAGWGPKRILSEDGKVTGIELQRVISIFDEQGNFAPKYSEECRTVAVDTVIFATGQAVADITDGALEQSRGGRYVVDQQTLATSIPGVYVAGDASGGAIVIQAMALGRKAALSVERFLADRELTDGRDFEQEYSYDTRLNVPLPKGAENAPRLHGELRDADERKRDFKPVDFGFTAEQVAQEANRCLQCSCKLCMKECVMMNDFGDCPKELFSDFIEKQSMDPLLAYSCNACDQCTIACPKDFPMKEIFLGARVDFVKANGGNSPMPGHKGINMHQKLGFSRFFTMASKG